GGAATGCCACTGGCGTCCAACGACGTTGGTGATCAAGACCCCGGCGGAGGCGATCAACTCCCGGACCAGACGCTGACCGTCGCCGCCGCGCAGATCCACGGCCACCGATCGGATCCCCTTGTTCAGTCCGGTCCAGTAGATGGAGGTGCCGCTGTCGGCCAACGGCCAGCGGTGATAGTCGGCGGGGCCGGTGATCGGGTCGACGCGGACGACGTCGGCGCCGAGCTGGGCCAGGGTCATCCCGGCCAGCGGCACGGCGACGAAGCTGGCGATCTCGATGATCCGGACCCCGGCCAGCGGGGACGAGGCGGCGGCGCCGGCGTGCTCAGTCATGATGGGCATCATCGCAGATCACGAATCGGTCACGCGAGGGCGCTGCCCCGAGGCCCAATCGTTAGCTAACCGCGATGCGCCACAACGGCGTTGACACAGCGGCAATCCGACGACGCCGTGTTTGACTTCCGACGAACAACCAATCGACCGCAATCGACGCGGCGGATGAAAGTTGGGATGGATAGGGAAAATGAAGTTCATTGAGAAGTTGCGAGGCGCAGCCACCCGGTGGCCACGCCGACTGACGATCGCGGCGATCGGCGCGGCCCTGGTGCCCGGAATGATCGGCGCGGTCGGCGGTGCGGCCACCGCGAACGCGTTCTCCCGGCCCGGGTTGCCGGTGGAGTACCTGCAGGTGCCGTCGGCGTCGATGGGCCGCGACATCAAGGTCCAGTTCCAGGGCGGCGGACCGCACGGCGTCTACCTGCTCGACGGCCTGCGCGCCCAGGACGACTACAACGGCTGGGACATCAACACCCCCGCCTTCGAGGAGTTCTACCAGTCGGGCCTGTCGGTGATCATGCCGGTCGGTGGGCAGTCCAGCTTCTACACCGACTGGTACCAGCCGGCCTGCGGCAGCGACGGGTGCGAGACCTACAAGTGGGAGACCTTCCTGACCCAGGAGCTGCCCACCTATCTGGCCGCCAACCACGGTGTGTCCCAGCAGGGCAACGCGGCGGTCGGGTTGTCGATGGCCGGTGGATCGGCGTTGACCCTGGCGGCCTACCACCCCGAACAGTTCCCCTACGCCGCCTCGCTGTCGGGCTTTTTGAACCCGTCG
This sequence is a window from Mycolicibacillus parakoreensis. Protein-coding genes within it:
- a CDS encoding esterase family protein, with amino-acid sequence MKFIEKLRGAATRWPRRLTIAAIGAALVPGMIGAVGGAATANAFSRPGLPVEYLQVPSASMGRDIKVQFQGGGPHGVYLLDGLRAQDDYNGWDINTPAFEEFYQSGLSVIMPVGGQSSFYTDWYQPACGSDGCETYKWETFLTQELPTYLAANHGVSQQGNAAVGLSMAGGSALTLAAYHPEQFPYAASLSGFLNPSEGWWPTLIGLAMSDAGGYSANDMWGPTSDPAWQRNDPMVQIPRLVHNNTRVWVYCGNGTPNELGGNDLPAKFLEGLTLRTNQTYEQNYLAAGGTNGVFNFPQDGTHAWPYWFQQLQAMKPDMQRTLGATPAT